In Nonlabens agnitus, the DNA window TCATTCTGCTTTTCAGCCTATTGTTTCTTAGTCAATTATCAAATTCTCAGGACCTCGCCTTTTCCGGCTTGGACAAAAGTCCGCTGGATGTAGTGATGTATCGAGGTGATGATCAGGCAGCGATTGCCCGCATTATTTACAGCAGGCCAGCAAAGCGCGATAGAGTCGTTTTTGGCGAGTTGGTTCCCTACGGTCAGGTATGGAGAACCGGAGCCAATGAAGCTACTGAAATTACTTTTTACAAAGATGTGACCATTAATGATGAACTTGTCGAGGCAGGCACCTACAGTATTTTCACAATTCCAGGAGAAGAGAACTGGAAATTTATCTTGAACAGTCAGACTACCCAATGGGGAACGAGATATGACAATCAATATGATATTTTCACGACCGACATGAAGGTATCGCCAGCTCCAGAAACCATTGAGAATTTCTCCATCAGGATTATTGATGAGATTGACGGCGGCACCATCTTTATGGGTTGGGACGATCGCATCGCCAGTCTACACTTTGACGTGGCCGCTAACTAGGGAATATTTAAATATTTGTGCGTTTGTAGAGACACGCGCCATTCTGGGTTTTCCATGACAAATTCCGTGATCAATGGGATCATTTTTTCCCGCACGGACCATTCTGGCTGCAGGAATAATTGACATGAAGAAGTTACTTTTTGAGATTCCGCTTTCGCGAAAGCGAAATCATTCTTGTTATACACAATTACCTTAAGCTCGTTTGCTTCTTTATAGATTTCTGGAACGGGCATTTTCACCTTTTTGGGAGATAGGCAAATCCAGTCCCAGGTTCCCGTCAATGGATATGCACCACTGGTCTCGATATGCACCGTCATGCCACGATCCTTAAGCGCATTGGTCAACGGTTGCATGTTCCAAGTGAGCGGCTCGCCGCCAGTGATCACAATAGTCTTGCTCCATTTATCTGCATTTTCCACAATGTGCTCGATGGCTGTAGGTGGATGCGTTTCGGCATTCCAGCTTTCCTTTACATCGCACCAGTGGCAACCAACGTCACAGCCACCTATTCTTATAAAATATGCTGCCGTACCTGTATGGAATCCTTCACCTTGAATGGTGTAGAATTCTTCCATAAGTGGCAACATTACCCCAGCATCTACCTTATTTTCAATCGTGTCTTTCATGCGGCTGCAAAAATAATTCATTAGCTGTTCAGAAAAAACCTTCAAGCCTAAAGTAATTCATCTGTGATTAACATAAGTTAAAAAGCAAACCGACAAAATCAATTATGTTTGTTCGACGCAAACAATTAATAAACCGATGAAAAGTAAACTGCTATTTTTTTTCATATCTCTGTTTAGCCTTCTATCATTTTGCCAAGTAGGAATTAACACTGTAAATCCAGATCCGTCCTCTGTTCTACAAATTGACAGTACAACTGGAACTTTTGTTCCACCCAGAATGACTTCTGCTCA includes these proteins:
- a CDS encoding DUF2911 domain-containing protein, yielding MKYFILLFSLLFLSQLSNSQDLAFSGLDKSPLDVVMYRGDDQAAIARIIYSRPAKRDRVVFGELVPYGQVWRTGANEATEITFYKDVTINDELVEAGTYSIFTIPGEENWKFILNSQTTQWGTRYDNQYDIFTTDMKVSPAPETIENFSIRIIDEIDGGTIFMGWDDRIASLHFDVAAN
- a CDS encoding 7-carboxy-7-deazaguanine synthase QueE, yielding MKDTIENKVDAGVMLPLMEEFYTIQGEGFHTGTAAYFIRIGGCDVGCHWCDVKESWNAETHPPTAIEHIVENADKWSKTIVITGGEPLTWNMQPLTNALKDRGMTVHIETSGAYPLTGTWDWICLSPKKVKMPVPEIYKEANELKVIVYNKNDFAFAKAESQKVTSSCQLFLQPEWSVREKMIPLITEFVMENPEWRVSLQTHKYLNIP